The following coding sequences lie in one Glycine soja cultivar W05 chromosome 16, ASM419377v2, whole genome shotgun sequence genomic window:
- the LOC114390251 gene encoding protein FLOWERING LOCUS T-like: MARENPLVIGGVIGDVLNPFTSSVSLTVSINNRAISNGLELRPSQVVNRPRVTVGGEDLRTFYTLVMVDADAPSPSNPVLREYLHWMVTDIPATTNASFGREVVFYESPNPSVGIHRIVFVLFQQLGRDTVITPEWRHNFNSRNFAEINNLAPVAAAYANCQRERGCGGRRY, translated from the exons ATGGCACGGGAGAACCCTCTTGTTATTGGTGGTGTGATTGGGGATGTTCTCAACCCTTTTACAAGCTCCGTTTCTTTGACTGTTTCAATCAATAATAGGGCGATTAGCAATGGCTTGGAACTCAGGCCCTCTCAAGTTGTTAATCGCCCTAGGGTTACTGTTGGTGGTGAAGACCTAAGGACCTTCTACACTCTG GTTATGGTGGATGCAGATGCACCTAGCCCTAGCAACCCTGTCTTGAGGGAATACCTTCACTG GATGGTGACAGATATTCCAGCTACCACAAATGCAAGCTTTG GGAGAGAGGTTGTGTTTTATGAGAGCCCGAACCCTTCAGTAGGGATTCATCGAATCGTGTTCGTATTGTTCCAGCAATTGGGCAGAGACACTGTCATCACCCCAGAATGGCGCCATAATTTCAATTCCAGAAACTTTGCTGAAATTAATAACCTTGCACCTGTTGCAGCAGCTTATGCCAACTGCCAAAGAGAGCGTGGTTGCGGTGGAAGGAGATATTAA
- the LOC114390981 gene encoding calcium load-activated calcium channel-like, whose protein sequence is MAYPFSDFKYSDGLTVVGISFCTAIVCEAISWVLIYRTNSYKNLRSSIDKASKKLETMKTDSNKINIKKSKTKKIDRVETSLKESSRDLSLFKFKSGGVVALVLFVVFGLLNSLFEGKVVAKLPFKPFGLIMKMSHRGLQGNDPTDCSMAFLYFLCSISIRTNLQKFLGFAPPRGAGAGAGLFPMPDPKTS, encoded by the coding sequence ATGGCGTATCCCTTCTCAGATTTCAAGTACTCAGATGGCCTCACTGTAGTGGGTATCTCCTTCTGCACAGCTATTGTCTGTGAGGCTATCTCATGGGTTCTTATCTATCGGACCAATTCTTACAAAAACCTTAGGTCCTCCATTGACAAAGCCTCCAAGAAACTTGAGACCATGAAGACAGACAGCaataaaatcaacatcaagaagTCCAAGACCAAAAAAATTGACCGTGTTGAGACAAGCCTCAAAGAATCGAGTCGCGACTTGTCTCTCTTCAAGTTCAAGTCTGGGGGTGTGGTGGCTCTGGTTCTCTTTGTGGTCTTTGGGTTGCTGAATTCGCTCTTCGAAGGCAAGGTAGTTGCCAAATTGCCCTTCAAACCTTTTGGGCTTATTATGAAGATGAGCCATCGAGGCTTGCAGGGTAATGACCCAACTGATTGTTCCATGGCATTTCTATACTTCTTGTGTTCCATTAGCATCAGAACAAATTTGCAGAAGTTCTTGGGTTTTGCACCGCCAAGAGGTGCTGGTGCTGGTGCTGGCCTCTTTCCAATGCCTGATCCAAAGACCAGTTGA